Proteins found in one Nocardia brasiliensis ATCC 700358 genomic segment:
- a CDS encoding WXG100 family type VII secretion target produces the protein MSDDQSSDGRTLRVVPAELAAAAKTIKYLLDELSSGFKSLDTDVVSLTKTWQGYQGGLFAQGYTEVKQGIADLLDAIADTTVALDAGAESYLEQQQVHAEAIEAVAFSLDLPDAT, from the coding sequence ATGAGCGACGATCAATCATCGGACGGCCGCACGTTGCGCGTTGTGCCCGCAGAGCTCGCCGCCGCCGCGAAAACGATCAAATACCTGCTGGACGAACTCTCGTCCGGATTCAAATCGCTTGATACCGACGTGGTTTCGCTGACCAAAACCTGGCAGGGCTACCAGGGCGGGCTGTTCGCGCAGGGGTACACCGAAGTCAAACAAGGAATCGCTGATCTCTTGGACGCCATAGCCGATACCACGGTGGCTTTGGATGCGGGCGCAGAGTCCTACCTGGAACAGCAGCAGGTGCATGCCGAGGCCATCGAAGCGGTGGCGTTCTCGTTGGATTTGCCCGATGCGACATAG
- a CDS encoding cytochrome P450 yields MSMAGHEVDSAGRVVELNVLDPAFRPDSAEVAAARAANWYARTPIGFAVLRHREAAALLADRRVRWGGVESLAAQGITSGPAVEWIGSVLPSVEGADHTRLRQLVSKAFNRAAVDRLRPVMRSVTAELIEPIVAAGECEFMADFADRYPARILCELLGVPRERWEDFRRLPSEIGLMFSVSAAAQLDRIETALATLHEAIDELIEQRRTTPSDDLLTDLIAAEEAGDRLSPIELRAMTSALLFAGQDTTRQQIGLAMQTFLDYPEQWRMLAADPAIAPRAVEEIMRVAPAVNTIWRMTDETIEFEGLTIPAGSFINMLTNAANTDPAVFGAAEFDITATRPASHLMFGGGIHYCLGAALARAEIAEALPILARRLPHPVLAAPSRPGPTLGPTGPLTLPLRFETPTP; encoded by the coding sequence ATGTCGATGGCCGGACACGAGGTGGACTCCGCAGGCAGAGTCGTCGAACTGAATGTGCTCGACCCGGCGTTCCGGCCGGATTCGGCGGAGGTCGCCGCCGCCCGTGCCGCGAACTGGTACGCCCGCACGCCGATCGGGTTCGCGGTGTTGCGGCATCGCGAGGCCGCGGCCTTGCTCGCGGACCGCCGCGTGCGCTGGGGCGGCGTGGAATCCTTGGCCGCGCAAGGAATTACCTCGGGGCCCGCGGTCGAATGGATCGGCTCGGTGCTCCCGAGCGTAGAAGGCGCCGATCACACCCGGTTGCGGCAATTGGTGAGCAAGGCGTTCAACCGGGCCGCGGTGGACCGGCTGCGACCGGTAATGCGTTCGGTCACAGCGGAACTCATCGAGCCGATCGTTGCCGCGGGCGAGTGTGAGTTCATGGCGGACTTCGCGGACCGCTATCCGGCGCGGATTCTGTGTGAGCTGCTGGGTGTGCCGCGCGAACGATGGGAGGACTTCCGTCGCCTGCCGAGCGAAATCGGTTTGATGTTCAGTGTTTCCGCGGCCGCACAGCTGGATCGGATCGAGACCGCCCTGGCGACATTGCACGAAGCGATCGATGAACTGATCGAGCAGCGCCGCACCACCCCGTCCGACGATCTGCTGACCGATCTCATAGCGGCTGAGGAAGCGGGGGACCGTCTTTCACCGATCGAATTGCGCGCCATGACGAGTGCGCTGCTGTTCGCGGGACAGGACACCACCCGCCAGCAAATCGGTCTGGCGATGCAGACCTTCCTCGACTATCCGGAGCAGTGGCGGATGCTGGCCGCGGATCCCGCCATCGCACCTCGGGCGGTCGAGGAGATCATGCGGGTCGCGCCCGCGGTCAACACGATCTGGCGGATGACCGACGAGACCATCGAATTCGAGGGCCTCACCATTCCTGCGGGCAGCTTCATCAACATGCTGACCAATGCCGCGAATACCGATCCCGCCGTATTCGGTGCCGCCGAATTCGATATCACCGCAACCAGACCCGCATCGCACCTCATGTTCGGCGGCGGTATCCACTACTGCCTCGGCGCAGCACTGGCCCGCGCCGAGATCGCCGAAGCCCTCCCGATTCTGGCCCGCCGGCTCCCGCACCCCGTCCTCGCCGCCCCCAGCCGACCCGGCCCCACCCTCGGCCCCACCGGCCCCCTCACCCTGCCCCTGCGCTTCGAAACCCCGACCCCGTGA
- a CDS encoding aminotransferase class I/II-fold pyridoxal phosphate-dependent enzyme, with product MPRQTQIGLMSHEELVSEHETQNANYATLKTEKLTLDLTRGKPSPEQLDLSAALLTLPGEGDYRDAAGTDCRNYGGLQGLPELRAIFGELLGIPVDNLIAGNNASLELMHDVLAFAMLHGTNDSERRWVAEEKLKFLCPSPGYDRHFSITETLGFEMIPLPLGPDGPDAHAVAELVANDPQIKGMWVVPNYANPSGVNYSEEVVRELVSMPTAAPDFRLIWDNAYAVHPLTDTAAPVLDVLGLAAAAGNPNRPLVFASTSKITFAGGGVSFLGASTANLDWYLQHLSKKSIGPDKINQLRHVRFFGNAEGVRAHMQKHRAILEPKFAAVLRILEDRLGASKVASWTEPKGGYFVSLDVLEGTASRVIALAKDAGIALTAAGSAFPLRNDPEDKNIRIAPSFPKLPELEKAMDGLATCVLLAATEKLLGK from the coding sequence ATGCCCCGGCAAACGCAGATCGGTTTGATGAGCCACGAGGAACTCGTGTCCGAGCACGAGACTCAGAACGCGAACTACGCGACGCTCAAGACCGAGAAGCTCACGCTGGACCTGACGCGCGGAAAACCTTCTCCGGAACAACTCGACCTGTCCGCCGCCCTGCTCACCCTGCCCGGCGAGGGTGACTACCGCGACGCCGCGGGCACCGACTGCCGCAATTACGGCGGCCTGCAGGGTCTTCCGGAACTGCGCGCGATCTTCGGCGAACTGCTCGGCATCCCGGTGGACAACCTGATCGCCGGCAACAACGCCAGCCTCGAGCTGATGCACGACGTGCTGGCCTTCGCGATGCTGCACGGCACCAACGACTCCGAGCGCCGCTGGGTTGCGGAGGAGAAGCTGAAGTTTCTGTGCCCGAGCCCCGGCTACGACCGGCATTTCTCGATCACCGAGACGCTCGGCTTCGAGATGATCCCGCTGCCCCTCGGTCCCGACGGCCCGGACGCGCACGCCGTCGCGGAGCTGGTGGCCAACGATCCGCAGATCAAGGGCATGTGGGTGGTGCCGAACTACGCCAACCCGAGTGGCGTCAACTACTCCGAAGAGGTTGTCCGGGAACTGGTTTCGATGCCGACCGCGGCACCGGACTTCCGGTTGATCTGGGACAACGCCTACGCCGTGCACCCGCTGACCGATACCGCCGCGCCGGTGCTCGACGTGCTCGGTCTCGCCGCCGCGGCCGGAAACCCCAACCGGCCCTTGGTGTTCGCGTCCACCTCGAAGATCACCTTCGCCGGCGGCGGGGTGAGTTTCCTGGGCGCTTCGACGGCGAACCTGGACTGGTATCTGCAGCACCTGTCGAAGAAATCGATCGGCCCGGACAAGATCAACCAGCTGCGGCACGTGCGGTTCTTCGGCAACGCCGAGGGCGTGCGCGCGCACATGCAGAAGCATCGCGCCATCCTGGAGCCGAAATTCGCGGCGGTGCTGCGGATTCTGGAGGACCGGCTGGGCGCGTCGAAGGTGGCGTCCTGGACCGAGCCGAAGGGCGGCTACTTCGTCAGCCTCGACGTGCTGGAGGGCACCGCGAGCCGGGTGATCGCGCTGGCGAAGGACGCGGGTATCGCGCTCACCGCCGCGGGTTCGGCGTTCCCGCTGCGGAATGACCCGGAGGACAAGAACATTCGGATCGCGCCCAGCTTCCCGAAGCTGCCGGAGCTGGAAAAGGCGATGGACGGCCTGGCCACCTGCGTGCTGCTCGCGGCCACCGAGAAGCTGCTCGGCAAGTAG
- a CDS encoding helix-turn-helix transcriptional regulator, with protein sequence MSSRLRERTYERMLGLAAAGLSTADLIDEAAVLLAAAVPHDSGCWHTTDPDSMVETGYRSFDMPPPDAEVARFAYLPDDYNSFVALALGERHSGVLSEETGGQLERSIRYRELLRPNNMTGELRTALVIDGACWGNISLFRERPHDFSADERDFAHDLAAVLGRGLRTAGVLARSAPGNELRWPGVLVLDAAGQILSISQPARSWLAELGSADDALPFAVLALAERARTEQEASARVRGGTGRWVSLHASATDTQVALVLQAAHPGAVAPLLYAAFGLTAREREVLELVVQGCSTGEIAERLFISPLTVQAHLTAIFAKTGIRSRRQLTGLLYGRD encoded by the coding sequence GTGAGCAGTCGCCTCCGGGAGCGAACGTATGAGCGGATGCTCGGGCTGGCCGCGGCCGGCCTGAGCACGGCCGATCTGATCGATGAGGCGGCGGTGCTGCTGGCCGCGGCGGTACCGCACGACTCCGGTTGCTGGCACACCACCGACCCGGACAGCATGGTCGAGACGGGCTATCGATCGTTCGATATGCCGCCGCCCGACGCGGAGGTGGCGCGGTTCGCGTACCTGCCCGACGACTACAACTCCTTCGTCGCCCTCGCGCTCGGCGAACGGCACAGCGGGGTGCTGAGCGAAGAGACCGGCGGACAGCTGGAGCGCAGCATTCGCTATCGGGAACTGTTGCGCCCCAACAACATGACCGGCGAGCTGCGCACCGCGCTGGTGATCGACGGTGCCTGCTGGGGCAATATCTCGCTGTTCCGGGAGCGGCCGCACGACTTCAGCGCCGACGAACGCGATTTCGCGCACGATCTCGCCGCCGTGCTCGGGCGCGGTTTGCGCACCGCGGGCGTGCTCGCCCGCTCGGCGCCCGGCAACGAGCTGCGGTGGCCGGGCGTGCTGGTGCTGGATGCGGCGGGGCAGATCCTCTCGATCTCGCAACCCGCGCGTTCTTGGCTGGCCGAACTCGGCTCGGCCGACGACGCGCTGCCGTTCGCGGTGCTCGCTCTGGCCGAGCGGGCGCGCACCGAACAGGAGGCGTCGGCCCGGGTGCGCGGGGGCACCGGGCGGTGGGTGTCGTTGCACGCGTCGGCCACCGACACCCAGGTCGCGCTGGTCTTGCAGGCCGCGCACCCCGGCGCCGTCGCGCCCTTGCTCTACGCGGCCTTCGGGCTCACCGCACGGGAACGGGAAGTCCTCGAGCTGGTCGTTCAGGGCTGCAGTACCGGCGAGATCGCCGAACGGCTGTTCATCTCGCCGCTGACCGTGCAGGCCCATCTCACCGCGATCTTCGCCAAAACCGGCATCCGCAGCAGACGCCAGCTCACCGGCCTGCTGTACGGGCGCGACTAG
- a CDS encoding HEAT repeat domain-containing protein: MTTTDDAAAAELLEEYRQAGGYGQTIPDIPNSVSLTPPAVEVVAQWLSELEKRWPGPETEGRELARLSLANALGRKEARKTSAVPALISQFDVAKPMSARTRWAAGNSIYEIPAGIDYFDQLADIAANRAFGADRQMVVGWLGKSRHPRAAEVALAQLDDTDVQGHALDALAKLRPQGVREQIEPFLTSKNKWHRRTAERIARYDES; the protein is encoded by the coding sequence TTGACGACGACAGACGACGCCGCCGCGGCCGAGCTGCTCGAAGAATATCGGCAAGCGGGTGGATACGGTCAGACCATCCCTGATATCCCGAACAGTGTTTCGCTCACTCCGCCGGCTGTCGAAGTGGTCGCGCAATGGTTGTCCGAATTGGAAAAGCGGTGGCCCGGCCCCGAAACCGAAGGGCGCGAGCTCGCCCGGCTGAGTCTGGCAAACGCACTCGGCCGCAAGGAAGCCCGCAAGACCTCGGCAGTGCCCGCACTGATCTCTCAGTTCGATGTGGCCAAGCCGATGAGTGCCCGGACGCGATGGGCGGCAGGCAACTCGATCTATGAAATCCCCGCCGGGATCGACTATTTCGACCAACTTGCCGATATCGCGGCGAACCGAGCCTTCGGCGCGGATCGGCAGATGGTGGTCGGCTGGCTCGGCAAGTCCCGCCATCCCCGCGCCGCCGAGGTGGCCCTCGCCCAACTCGATGACACCGACGTCCAGGGCCACGCCCTGGACGCGCTCGCGAAACTACGGCCCCAAGGGGTGCGCGAGCAGATCGAACCGTTCTTGACCAGCAAGAACAAATGGCATCGCCGGACCGCGGAAAGAATCGCCCGCTACGACGAGAGCTGA
- a CDS encoding WXG100 family type VII secretion target, translated as MRHSVDLTLLDSVIARIKGFEGFFDEQIKAFDAAVTKMHGVWEGDAAIAQQDSHRRLMAAAKDIHDGVGDMRRAAVAAHANYSAAVQANVDMWQG; from the coding sequence ATGCGACATAGCGTAGATCTCACCCTGCTGGACTCGGTCATCGCGCGCATCAAGGGATTCGAGGGATTCTTCGACGAGCAGATCAAAGCTTTCGACGCGGCGGTCACGAAGATGCACGGCGTGTGGGAAGGGGACGCGGCGATCGCACAGCAGGATTCGCATCGGCGACTCATGGCAGCCGCCAAGGACATTCATGACGGTGTCGGCGATATGCGCCGAGCCGCGGTGGCCGCGCACGCGAACTACAGTGCCGCGGTGCAGGCCAATGTCGACATGTGGCAGGGCTGA
- a CDS encoding putative toxin, whose amino-acid sequence MAGLRRLSELDVDPELFYEVAGAYSRASRSASAALLKLDRELRAAVKMSGSDSGSRSWGGTYFKSAVEALVTAGMATRALAQMAALVRQSGVNHDQSEQADSYNTPGGTLPDADPGSQTAEARPPKNPAGGTRAEPSLWKDVMGAVEWIDGDADLMENAANSWIAAASSYQALDDAITPKMKSLLGSTSEEIPTIGETHTTVFEGVSLLADAMRQQGGATSGYAGLLRLAQQDIEWELRVEKLVQAVNDLNAATIGKPIEKAIKVVAELEIAYSRRQIENVLTGLNSARDMTATILTGVSTTVVNSVNTKFKPVLDKQLKRPPEPTSAERRRKNKLEGAKAEARAGIDPTKPKTSIPSASGTASRRIPDDLDTTNKRLTEVKNVERQEYTDQIKDFVSYCETNGYEFVLVTDKNTKLASEIQDLINQGKIKHVPMDFKS is encoded by the coding sequence GTGGCAGGGCTGAGGCGGTTGTCCGAACTGGATGTAGACCCCGAGTTGTTCTACGAGGTCGCCGGGGCATACAGCCGAGCGAGCCGGTCGGCTTCGGCGGCGCTGCTGAAACTGGACCGGGAATTGCGCGCGGCCGTCAAGATGAGTGGCTCGGACTCCGGTAGCAGGTCGTGGGGCGGGACCTACTTCAAATCCGCGGTGGAGGCGCTGGTTACGGCGGGTATGGCGACCCGGGCCCTGGCCCAGATGGCGGCGCTGGTCAGACAGAGCGGAGTCAATCACGACCAGTCCGAACAGGCGGACTCCTACAACACTCCCGGCGGCACGCTGCCGGACGCCGATCCGGGCTCGCAGACCGCCGAGGCCCGGCCGCCGAAAAACCCGGCGGGCGGCACGCGGGCCGAACCGTCGCTCTGGAAAGACGTGATGGGCGCGGTCGAGTGGATCGACGGAGACGCCGACCTCATGGAGAACGCCGCCAACAGCTGGATCGCGGCCGCGAGCAGCTATCAGGCGCTCGATGACGCGATCACGCCGAAGATGAAGAGCCTGCTGGGCTCCACCTCCGAGGAGATTCCCACCATCGGCGAGACCCACACGACCGTGTTCGAGGGCGTCTCGCTGCTCGCCGATGCCATGCGCCAGCAGGGCGGGGCGACCAGTGGGTACGCCGGTCTCCTACGGCTCGCGCAGCAGGACATCGAGTGGGAATTGCGGGTGGAGAAGTTGGTCCAGGCGGTCAACGACCTCAACGCCGCCACCATCGGTAAGCCGATCGAAAAGGCGATCAAGGTGGTCGCCGAGCTCGAGATCGCCTACAGCCGCAGGCAGATCGAGAATGTCTTGACCGGGTTGAACAGCGCCCGCGACATGACCGCCACCATTCTCACCGGGGTTTCGACCACCGTGGTGAACAGCGTGAACACGAAATTCAAGCCGGTACTGGACAAGCAGCTCAAACGGCCGCCGGAGCCGACCTCGGCCGAGCGGCGGCGGAAGAACAAGCTCGAAGGAGCCAAAGCCGAGGCCCGAGCCGGTATCGATCCGACCAAGCCGAAGACGTCGATACCGTCTGCTTCGGGTACGGCCAGCCGTCGCATCCCGGACGACCTGGATACCACGAACAAGCGGTTGACCGAGGTCAAGAACGTGGAGCGCCAGGAATACACTGATCAGATCAAGGATTTCGTCAGTTACTGCGAGACCAACGGCTATGAGTTCGTGCTCGTCACCGACAAGAACACCAAGCTAGCATCAGAGATCCAGGATCTGATCAATCAGGGGAAGATCAAACACGTGCCGATGGACTTCAAGAGTTGA
- a CDS encoding class I SAM-dependent methyltransferase, whose amino-acid sequence MDWERWQESWDRQQEFYMPDREERFRVMLDMVEAVAGSTPRVLDLACGTATISRRLFARLPAATSVGIDRDPALLAIARGTFADDARMTFVTADIKSPDWMSQLPDEPFDAIVTATALHWLKAEPLVRLYGDLGKLLRPGGIFLNADHMPDPGTPLLNALDEAVQQAHQQRVTEAGTLDWADWWVAAAADPQLAADVAASREILSTHVTGETHPVDWHLTELREAGFLEAGVIWRSVTDALVAAIR is encoded by the coding sequence ATGGATTGGGAGCGGTGGCAGGAAAGCTGGGACCGGCAGCAGGAGTTCTATATGCCCGACCGCGAGGAGCGGTTCCGGGTCATGCTCGATATGGTCGAGGCCGTGGCCGGATCGACGCCGCGGGTGCTCGATTTGGCCTGCGGCACGGCGACCATCAGCAGGCGGCTGTTCGCGCGGCTGCCCGCGGCGACCTCGGTCGGCATCGATCGTGATCCGGCCCTGCTGGCCATCGCTCGTGGCACCTTCGCGGACGACGCCCGGATGACCTTCGTGACCGCCGATATCAAGTCGCCGGACTGGATGTCGCAGCTGCCCGACGAACCGTTCGACGCGATCGTCACCGCGACCGCACTGCACTGGCTGAAAGCCGAACCACTGGTCCGCCTCTACGGTGACCTCGGCAAACTGCTCCGTCCCGGCGGCATCTTCCTCAACGCGGACCACATGCCCGACCCGGGTACACCGCTGCTGAATGCCCTGGACGAGGCGGTGCAGCAGGCGCATCAGCAGCGGGTCACCGAGGCCGGCACGCTGGATTGGGCGGATTGGTGGGTGGCCGCGGCCGCCGACCCGCAGCTCGCCGCCGACGTCGCCGCCAGCCGGGAAATCCTGAGCACCCATGTCACCGGCGAGACCCATCCCGTCGACTGGCATCTCACCGAACTGCGCGAAGCGGGCTTCCTCGAAGCGGGCGTGATCTGGCGCTCGGTCACCGACGCCTTGGTGGCCGCCATTCGCTGA
- a CDS encoding lipase family protein, which produces MAVLTKWSRRLVVLAVAITASAATLNAGIAAGAPEGAVPVPVQPAAPVPVPPELDPGFYRPPAEVVAAKAPGEIIAARQVNVANAGLIPVNVDAWQVSYRSNNSRDEPIPAVATVLKPRGSAPDKLVSMQIAEDSLAAYCSPSYAVQQWSLATFVGQIVAPLEFVIAQGALQQGWGVVIPDHQGPDSAFAAGPLAGRITLDGIRAARDFGPMRLTPDARIGMYGYSGGAIATGHAAELKQSYAPELNIVAAAEGGVPADFGAALENGNGQLWAGMIMGAVLGIGREYPEFGALLNRDLDPLGQVLSVVKGGLCVQYNTGLFPFANLKGMLRVPEGDPMRNPVVRDTLDKTRMGKAVPDMPMFIYQANPDELIPVGPVNTLVDTYCQSPDAQVQYVREHLGEHVTTEVSGVATALLWLRDRLDGKPAAPGCSTSDAGLMVLNPEGLGLLAQTFGETVASFFGKPIGVK; this is translated from the coding sequence ATGGCCGTGTTGACGAAGTGGTCTCGGCGGTTGGTTGTGCTGGCGGTGGCGATCACGGCGTCGGCGGCGACGTTGAACGCCGGTATCGCGGCGGGGGCGCCGGAGGGGGCGGTGCCGGTTCCGGTGCAGCCTGCCGCGCCGGTACCGGTGCCGCCCGAACTCGATCCCGGGTTCTACCGCCCGCCCGCCGAGGTGGTCGCGGCCAAAGCGCCGGGTGAGATCATCGCGGCGCGGCAGGTCAATGTCGCGAACGCGGGACTGATCCCGGTCAATGTCGACGCCTGGCAGGTGTCGTACCGGTCGAACAACAGCCGCGACGAACCCATCCCCGCCGTCGCGACGGTGCTGAAGCCGCGCGGATCGGCGCCGGACAAGCTGGTCTCGATGCAGATCGCCGAGGACTCGCTGGCCGCGTACTGCTCGCCGTCGTACGCGGTGCAGCAGTGGTCGCTGGCCACCTTCGTCGGACAGATCGTCGCCCCGCTCGAATTCGTCATCGCGCAGGGCGCACTCCAACAGGGTTGGGGCGTGGTCATTCCCGACCACCAGGGTCCGGACAGCGCGTTCGCGGCCGGACCGCTGGCGGGCCGGATCACCCTCGACGGAATAAGGGCCGCAAGGGATTTCGGTCCCATGCGACTGACACCGGACGCGCGCATCGGCATGTACGGCTATTCCGGCGGCGCGATCGCGACCGGCCATGCCGCCGAGCTGAAGCAGTCCTACGCACCCGAACTCAACATCGTCGCGGCCGCGGAGGGCGGCGTACCCGCCGATTTCGGCGCGGCGCTGGAGAACGGCAACGGCCAACTGTGGGCGGGCATGATCATGGGCGCCGTGCTCGGCATCGGACGCGAGTACCCGGAGTTCGGCGCGCTGCTCAACCGCGACCTGGATCCACTCGGTCAGGTGCTGTCCGTGGTCAAGGGCGGCCTGTGCGTGCAGTACAACACCGGACTGTTCCCGTTCGCGAATCTGAAAGGGATGCTGCGGGTTCCGGAAGGCGACCCGATGCGCAACCCGGTGGTGCGCGACACCCTGGACAAGACCCGCATGGGTAAGGCAGTGCCCGACATGCCCATGTTCATCTACCAGGCCAACCCGGACGAGCTGATTCCGGTCGGCCCCGTCAACACCCTCGTGGACACGTACTGCCAGAGCCCGGACGCGCAGGTCCAGTACGTCCGCGAACATCTCGGCGAGCATGTGACGACGGAGGTTTCGGGCGTCGCGACCGCCCTGCTCTGGCTGCGCGACCGGCTCGACGGCAAACCGGCCGCACCCGGTTGCAGCACCTCCGACGCGGGCTTAATGGTCCTGAATCCCGAGGGTTTGGGTCTGCTCGCCCAAACCTTCGGCGAGACCGTGGCCTCGTTCTTCGGCAAGCCGATCGGCGTCAAATAG
- a CDS encoding PQQ-binding-like beta-propeller repeat protein has protein sequence MAVVKGRGLGMDWKIVADRGVRVRRGARLRLTVLMSAAVLLLIGTPPAGADNADGDWPMWQFDLAGSRYNPHETALTPATVGALKLKWAFAFPDTIAASSQPAVVDGTVYVGGRNGTFYALDANTGATRWSFQAETPLGGNLPTYGLRNGPAVMDGMVFFGDNSARMWALDAQSGALRWVRQLDAHRLAIITGSPLAFDGHIYVGVSSQELGSATLDHYPCCTFRGSVAALDAATGDIRWQHYTIPPPEPTPSGSPPFAPSGAPVWSSPTIHPESRTLYYTAGNPYTGYPEGAEAIGALDLDTGTTRWVRRMTPGDAPWNGRCTYPPPGGNCPDPGHDFDFGSQPNIFEIGDRLVVGAGQKSGVFHLLDAVTGEIIWQTRLNTPVPVLPIPGSESLQGIQWGASYDGQRLYVATYQGTPGTLFALHPATGDVLWSTPNPAHGCLFDPPPLPMLPLCQLAMPNAVSTTPGLVFEGSMDGKMRAFAADTGAILWEYNTARLFHTVNGVPGVGGGINGHGAVIANGMLFTNSGYGRQITTGMPGNVLLAFGL, from the coding sequence ATGGCGGTCGTCAAGGGACGGGGGCTCGGTATGGACTGGAAGATCGTTGCCGACCGCGGGGTCAGGGTTCGGCGGGGTGCGCGGCTGCGCCTGACGGTCTTGATGAGCGCGGCTGTGCTGTTGCTGATCGGGACGCCGCCCGCCGGCGCCGACAATGCCGACGGTGACTGGCCGATGTGGCAGTTCGATCTCGCGGGTTCGCGCTACAACCCGCACGAGACGGCGCTGACCCCGGCCACGGTGGGCGCGCTGAAACTGAAGTGGGCCTTCGCATTTCCCGACACGATCGCCGCGTCCAGTCAGCCTGCCGTAGTGGACGGCACCGTCTATGTCGGCGGTCGCAACGGGACCTTTTACGCGCTGGACGCGAACACCGGCGCGACGCGGTGGTCGTTCCAAGCCGAGACGCCCCTCGGCGGAAACCTCCCGACCTACGGGTTGCGCAACGGGCCCGCGGTCATGGACGGGATGGTCTTCTTCGGCGACAACTCGGCCAGGATGTGGGCGCTCGACGCGCAGTCCGGCGCCCTGCGCTGGGTTCGCCAACTGGACGCGCACCGGTTGGCGATCATCACCGGCTCGCCGCTGGCCTTCGACGGTCACATCTATGTCGGTGTTTCCAGTCAGGAACTCGGCAGTGCCACCCTCGACCACTACCCGTGCTGCACCTTCCGCGGCAGTGTGGCGGCGCTCGACGCCGCGACCGGCGACATCCGGTGGCAGCACTACACGATTCCGCCGCCGGAGCCGACGCCGAGCGGGTCGCCGCCGTTCGCGCCCAGCGGTGCGCCGGTGTGGTCGTCGCCCACGATCCATCCGGAATCACGCACGCTGTACTACACCGCGGGCAACCCCTACACCGGCTATCCCGAAGGGGCGGAAGCGATCGGCGCGCTCGATCTCGACACCGGGACCACCCGGTGGGTGCGCCGGATGACACCGGGGGACGCGCCGTGGAACGGCCGCTGCACGTATCCGCCGCCGGGCGGCAACTGCCCGGATCCCGGCCACGATTTCGACTTCGGTTCGCAGCCGAACATTTTCGAGATCGGTGACCGGCTGGTCGTCGGCGCCGGGCAGAAGAGCGGGGTGTTCCACCTGCTCGACGCGGTCACCGGCGAGATCATCTGGCAGACCAGGTTGAATACGCCGGTCCCGGTGCTGCCCATCCCGGGTTCGGAGTCGCTGCAAGGTATCCAGTGGGGCGCCAGCTACGACGGTCAGCGCCTGTACGTCGCCACGTATCAGGGCACGCCGGGCACGCTTTTCGCATTGCACCCGGCGACCGGCGACGTCCTCTGGAGTACGCCGAATCCCGCGCACGGTTGCCTGTTCGACCCGCCGCCGCTGCCGATGCTGCCGCTCTGCCAGCTCGCGATGCCGAACGCCGTCTCCACCACCCCGGGCCTGGTCTTCGAGGGCAGCATGGACGGCAAGATGCGCGCCTTCGCCGCCGACACCGGCGCCATCCTCTGGGAATACAACACCGCCCGCTTGTTCCACACCGTGAACGGCGTCCCCGGCGTCGGCGGCGGCATCAACGGCCACGGCGCAGTGATCGCCAACGGCATGCTGTTCACCAACTCCGGCTACGGCCGTCAGATCACCACCGGCATGCCCGGCAACGTCCTGCTCGCCTTCGGTCTGTGA